A part of Aspergillus flavus chromosome 1, complete sequence genomic DNA contains:
- the velB gene encoding velB yields the protein MYAIEERAHPPPPPPLSMDRIPPPSSSYPTPGSGGGMVSAGIPSSSHLAPLSTVHEGRIWSLQVVQQPIRARMCGFGDKDRRPITPPPCIRLIVKDAQTEKEIDINEIDTSFYVLMVDLWNAEGTNEVNLVKHSATSPSISTAMSSSYPPPPQTLSPTYAQYPQNAYGQPVPYPQMNSYYPGNPQLQYQNPYGASPQTSYYQPYYPTGGHMPQANISPAQPVSTGPGGMFTRNLIGSLSASAFRLTDPDNKIGVWFILQDLSVRTEGVFRLKMSFVNVGTQSSDSPNGGVSVINHGSAPVLASVFSEPFQVFSAKKFPGVIESTTLSKCFALQGIKIPIRKDGVKGSRGRNNDDDDGDDYD from the exons ATGTATGCTATCGAAGAAAGGGCAcacccaccaccaccgccgcctcTCTCCATGGATCGAATCCCTCCGCCTTCCTCATCATATCCCACACCGGGCTCTGGGGGTGGAATGGTCTCCGCAGGCATTCCGTCATCCAGCCACCTAGCGCCGCTCTCGACTGTCCATGAGGGTCGCATTTGGTCTCTACAAGTTGTGCAGCAACCAATTCGAGCCCGAATGTGCGGCTTCGGCGACAAG GATCGGAGACCCATCACCCCTCCTCCGTGTATTCGCCTTATAGTTAAGGATGCTCAAACCGAAAAGGAAATCGACATCAA TGAAATTGATACTTCTTTTTACGTTCTCATGGTAGACTTGTGGAACGCAGAGGGGACTAATGAGGTGAATTTGGTCAAGCATTCAGCAACCTCTCCGTCGATATCCACGGCTATGTCCTCTTCGTACCCGCCACCGCCGCAGACCCTGTCCCCTACCTATGCGCAATACCCACAGAACGCCTACGGTCAGCCGGTCCCCTATCCGCAAATGAATAGCTATTACCCCGGAAACCCTCAGCTACAGTATCAAAACCCATACGGCGCCAGTCCCCAGACCTCTTACTATCAACCATACTACCCGACAGGCGGCCATATGCCACAAGCCAATATTTCCCCTGCGCAACCGGTTAGCACGGGCCCCGGTGGCATGTTCACGCGCAACCTCATCGGAAGTCTCAGTGCCAGTGCCTTCCGTCTGACCGATCCTGATAACAAAATCGGGGTATGGTTCATCTTACAAGATCTGAGTGTACGGACTGAAGGGGTTTTCCG CCTTAAAATGAGCTTTGTCAACGTGGGTACTCAATCCAGTGATTCTCCTAATGGAGGAGTATCTGTTATCAATCACGGTTCCGCACCCGTCCTAGCGTCCGTCTTCTCCGAGCCATTTCAAGTCTTCTCCGCCAAGAAATTTCCCGGAGTGATCGAGAGCACGACGCTCAGTAAATGCTTCGCTTTGCAAGGCATTAAAATTCCCATCCGCAAAGATGGCGTGAAAGGCTCACGCGGCCGGAAcaacgatgacgacgatgggGACGATTACGATTAA
- a CDS encoding WD repeat-containing protein YCR072C (unnamed protein product): MSTLVPPPTKRQKTEIAEKARLQQEIESIPDNLGSVRVQFFDQATGSATGPAVSVPVADANVKNLETLLNTLQGNEDDERVPYRFTYQSQDKDNQAIDILADLYHSLLQPGLRTTEDTISLYFTPQAVFRVKAVSRCAASIAGHGEAILATAFSPVSSSTMVTGSGDSTARVWDCDTGTPLHTLKGHTSWVLAVAYSPNGAIIATGSMDNSVRLWDAKKGQSLGGPLKGHAKWITSLAWEPYHAQETGRPRLASASKDSTVRVWDVVSKRIDIVLSGHKGSVTCVRWGGMGKIYTASHDKTIKVWDAKQGTLIQTLQAHAHRVNHLALSTDFVLRTAYHDHTKKVPEADADKVTAARKRFEQAATVNNKIVERLVSASDDFTMYLWEPESSNKPVARLLGHQKEVNHVTFSPDMAYIASAGFDNHVKLWNGRDGKFITTFRGHVGAVYQCCFSADSRLLVSSSKDTTLKVWNVRTGKLAMDLPGHKDEVFAVDWSPDGEKVGSGGKDKAVRIWRN; this comes from the exons ATGTCGACTCTAGTACCCCCTCCGACCAAGCGCCAGAAGACGGAGATCGCCGAGAAGGCGCGTCTGCAACAGGAGATTGAAAGCATCCCGGATAACCTGGGCAGTGTCCGAGTCCAGTTCTTCGACCAAGCAACAGGATCCGCAACGGGACCTGCAGTGTCCGTTCCAGTGGCCGATGCCAATGTGAAAAATCTTGAGACACTTTTGAATACATTACAAGGCAAT GAAGATGATGAACGAGTACCGTACCGGTTCACCTACCAATCTCAGGATAAAGACAATCAGGCAATCGACATCTTAGCAGATCTCTATCATTCGCTACTCCAACCTGGACTCAGAACAACCGAAGATACCATCTCTCTATACTTTACCCCGCAGGCAGTATTCCGAGTGAAGGCTGTTTCACGATGCGCTGCTTCTATAGCCGGACATGGTGAAGCCATTCTTGCGACTGCATTCTCCCCTGTATCTTCTTCGACAATGGTAACCGGAAGCGGCGACTCGACAGCTCGCGTCTGGGATTGCGACACTGGTACACCGTTGCACACACTGAAGGGACATACCAGCTGGGTGCTGGCAGTCGCCTACTCCCCCAATGGTGCGATCATCGCGACAGGTAGCATGGACAATAGCGTACGACTGTGGGATGCAAAGAAAGGACAGTCACTGGGAGGCCCTCTCAAGGGACACGCAAAGTGGATCACCAGTCTGGCTTGGGAACCGTACCATGCGCAAGAAACTGGTCGGCCGCGATTGGCTTCGGCGTCGAAGGATTCCACAGTCCGTGTCTGGGACGTTGTATCGAAGCGAATTGATATTGTGTTGTCCGGTCACAAAGGCTCGGTCACCTGCGTTCGTTGGGGCGGCATGGGCAAGATTTACACAGCCTCCCATGACAAGACCATCAAGGTCTGGGACGCCAAACAGGGTACCCTCATTCAGACACTACAGGCCCATGCGCACCGCGTGAACCACCTCGCTCTATCGACAGACTTCGTCCTGAGAACCGCCTACCACGACCACACCAAGAAGGTACCTGAAGCCGATGCCGACAAGGTCACCGCAGCCCGGAAACGCTTCGAGCAAGCGGCCACCGTCAACAACAAGATTGTTGAGAGGCTCGTATCTGCAAGTGATGACTTCACTATGTACCTGTGGGAACCGGAAAGCTCCAACAAGCCGGTCGCCAGATTACTGGGCCACCAGAAGGAGGTCAACCACGTGACCTTCTCGCCCGATATGGCATACATCGCATCGGCTGGATTCGATAACCATGTGAAGCTGTGGAATGGCAGAGATGGAAA GTTCATCACTACTTTCCGCGGCCACGTCGGTGCCGTCTATCAGTGCTGTTTCTCAGCCGACTCCCGTCTTCTGGTATCCTCATCCAAAGACACCACCCTGAAGGTGTGGAACGTCCGCACAGGAAAACTGGCCATGGACCTCCCAGGACACAAAGACGAGGTCTTCGCCGTCGACTGGAGCCCCGATGGCGAGAAGGTGGGCAGCGGCGGCAAGGACAAAGCCGTGCGGATATGGAGAAATTAA
- a CDS encoding DNA mismatch repair protein Msh4, which yields MSVLMSRASSLGATDSFVPLSRQSSGPLRTRPPTTATSVASQEIICAVSESRGISSTVGLTFINLSTAEAVLCQICDSQTYVKTVTKIGVFEPTEILFMNTAKDSKLFYIIQENIQETTFTFLDRRDWSEKTGHEYVDRLAFPEDIESIKITLGGNYFAACCFAAVLRYVELELNKTFTSHSLRIRFEPSQGSMLIDLSTIVSLELIQNLQNARSKDSLFGLMNESLTPMGGRLLRANILQPSTEVSKLSARYDAVEDLSTKGEMFVSVRQALKGFIDADKVLTSLILVPTKRTFQYVEQSVNNVIMLKTYVSSIRSVYKALATAQSSLLLTIRELCAPAGHRAVEELIESTLNEYVTYQTRPLDLRNQRIYCVRAGVNSLLDVARQTYKEANMDAADLITKLSESHGIALDLKFDTARQYYINISATEVNTLPEVFINIYRKKNRIECQTLDLVKMNQKIIDAHNEVINMSDQTVHELIEDIRSEIAHLFKISEAIAMLDMLSAFAQLATNYDYVRAELTDVLAIKSGRHPIREKIHTKKFIPNDAYATQQSRFQIITGCNMSGKSTYIRSLALMTIMAQIGSFIPAEYASFPIVHQLFARVSTADDLEANVSTFAAEMREMAFILRNIESRSMVIVDELGRGTSTTDGLAIAIAIAEALVESHALVWFVTHFHDLAVIMAERSGVVSLHLAAEISPDTSKMTMLYKIAEGPETNRSYGLALAKLVDLPPGVLEYAQTVSEKMNQIAQRRHSKSRALAVSRKRNLILSLKEQLLQARDGKLEGETLRKWLKRLQDEFALRMAAIDEDESVSCGSEDGEEQERSFSELIEVTGPNTVDHQSDREESSVPLLNSSVEERSIIEISSDDVSENSSLEE from the exons ATGTCAGTCTTGATGTCTAGAGCTTCTTCCCTGGGAGCGACTGATTCATTCGTTCCTCTCTCGAGGCAAAGCAGTGGACCCCTCCGAACAAGACCTCCTACGACAGCAACAAGCGTCGCATCTCAGGAGATCATATGTGCTGTCAGCGAGTCGCGTGGTATCTCGTCTACAGTTGGCCttacttttataaatttatcaACGGCGGAAGCAGTTCTGTGTCAGATATGTGACAGCCAGACTTATGTCAAAACAGTTACCAAGATCGGGGTGTTTGAGCCCACAGAGATACTGTTCATGAATACAGCCAAAGACTCCAAACTATTCTATATCATTCAAGAAAATATCCAAGAAACAACATTCACATTCTTAGACCGCAGGGACTGGTCGGAGAAAACCGGCCATGAGTATGTGGATCGACTAGCTTTTCCAGAGGATATTGAGTCTATCAAGATTACCTTGGGAGGTAATTATTTCGCTGCTTGTTGTTTTGCTGCC GTCCTGAGATATGTTGAGCTAGAGCTAAATAAGACGTTCACTTCGCATTCCCTTCGCATCCGTTTCGAGCCCTCCCAGGGGTCCATGCTGATTGACTTATCCACCATAGTTTCCTTGGAATTGATCCAGAATCTGCAGAATGCCAGATCAAAGGATAGTCTCTTCGGACTTATGAATGAATCACTAACTCCCATGGGTGGTAGGCTTCTGAGAGCCAATATTCTACAGCCCTCTACGGAGGTTTCGAAGTTGTCAGCTCGATATGATGCCGTGGAGGATTTATCTACAAAAGGGGAAATGTTTGTATCGGTTAGACAAG CCCTCAAGGGTTTCATCGACGCAGATAAAGTCTTAACATCT CTCATCCTCGTTCCAACTAAACGAACCTTTCAATACGTCGAACAATCAGTCAACAACGTCATCATGCTCAAGACTTACGTGTCTTCAATTAGATCAGTATACAAGGCTCTTGCAACGGCTCAAAGCAGCCTTTTACTGACCATCAGAGAA CTATGCGCTCCAGCAGGTCATCGAGCAGTTGAAGAGTTAATTGAGTCAACCCTCAATGAGTATGTAACATACCAAACAAGGCCGCTTGATCTTAGGAATCAGCGTATATACTGTGTCAGG GCCGGAGTCAACAGTCTACTAGATGTCGCGAGACAGACATACAAAGAAGCAAACATGGATGCTGCAGATCTCATTACAAAGCTTTCAG AGTCTCATGGAATAGCCCTCGATTTGAAGTTCGACACAGCACGCCAATACTacatcaatatatcagctACCGAAGTAAACACACTCCCTGAAGTATTCATCAACATATACCGCAAGAAGAACCGCATAGAATGCCAAACTCTTGACTTAGTCAAAATGAACCAGAAAATCATCGATGCACATAACGAGGTAATCAACATGAGCGACCAGACTGTCCACGAACTGATCGAGGACATCCGCTCCGAAATTGCCCACCTCTTCAAAATCAGTGAAGCCATTGCCATGCTTGACATGCTATCCGCATTCGCACAGCTAGCTACAAACTACGACTACGTCCGAGCAGAATTAACAGATGTCCTCGCCATCAAGTCAGGACGACACCCCATCCGCGAGAAAATACATACCAAGAAATTCATCCCAAACGACGCCTACGCAACCCAGCAGTCCCGTTTCCAAATCATCACTGGCTGCAACATGAGCGGCAAATCTACCTACATCCGCTCCCTAGCCCTAATGACCATCATGGCCCAAATCGGCTCGTTCATTCCAGCAGAATACGCCTCCTTCCCAATCGTGCACCAACTCTTCGCTCGCGTTTCAACCGCCGATGACCTAGAAGCAAACGTATCGACCTTCGCCGCTGAAATGCGCGAGATGGCCTTCATCCTCCGCAATATCGAATCAAGGAGCATGGTCATCGTCGACGAACTCGGCCGCGGCACCAGCACAACAGACGGTCtagccatcgccatcgccatcgcaGAAGCCCTCGTCGAGAGCCACGCCCTCGTTTGGTTCGTCACCCACTTCCACGACCTCGCCGTGATCATGGCCGAACGCAGTGGCGTCGTCAGCCTCCATCTCGCGGCGGAGATATCCCCTGACACGTCTAAGATGACGATGTTGTACAAAATAGCCGAAGGCCCCGAAACAAACCGCTCCTATGGCCTTGCTCTTGCTAAACTCGTTGATCTACCTCCTGGCGTGCTAGAGTATGCGCAAACAGTCTCGGAGAAAATGAACCAAATTGCGCAACGTCGTCACAGTAAATCTAGAGCTCTGGCTGTCTCGCGGAAACGAAACCTGATTCTCTCGCTTAAGGAGCAGCTTTTGCAGGCCCGAGATGGGAAATTGGAAGGTGAGACACTTCGAAAATGGCTGAAGCGACTCCAGGATGAGTTTGCGTTGCGGATGGCGGcgattgatgaggatgagtcTGTGTCTTGTGGTTCTGAGGATGGCGAAGAACAGGAGAGGTCCTTTTCGGAATTGATTGAAGTGACAGGACCTAATACTGTGGATCATCAGTCAGATCGCGAGGAAAGTTCGGTACCCCTTCTCAACTCGTCAGTTGAGGAAAGGTCCATTATAGAGATTTCTTCCGACGATGTGTCCGAGAATAGTAGTTTGGAAGAGTGA